In one window of Vibrio sp. DW001 DNA:
- a CDS encoding YhfX family PLP-dependent enzyme, protein MFLDALEKQNSSLINAAIALHANGELLPDSYIIDVEQFRNNALKIKQKADALGIKLYCMTKQFGRNPYLAKLLENMGFEGVVAVDFKEARVLHKSGIKISHIGHLVQPPESMLREIIRDIQPEVITVYSLEKAQSISKIASELNIKQRILVKFYDKDDLLYINQESGFSLSTMPDVLAKLSKLGGLIIEGITHFPCFLHDGKSVKPTNNLKTLLSVKKNWPNSIPLNQLNMPSSTCCETLPMIHEFGGTHGEPGHALTGTFPANTDGSQPEKIAMLYLSEVSHHFADNSYCFAGGYYRRGHLNKALVNGEKVLVSNDEPSSIDYHLKLSGKHAIGSPVIMAFRTQIFVTRSDVVLVDGIQTGSPKIIGRYTALGDPINE, encoded by the coding sequence ATGTTTTTAGACGCCCTTGAAAAACAAAATTCTTCGTTAATTAATGCGGCTATTGCTTTGCACGCTAACGGCGAATTATTGCCCGATTCATACATCATTGATGTAGAACAATTTAGAAATAATGCTTTAAAAATCAAGCAAAAAGCCGATGCGTTGGGCATTAAACTGTACTGCATGACAAAACAATTTGGTCGGAACCCGTACTTGGCTAAGTTATTAGAGAATATGGGATTTGAAGGCGTAGTTGCCGTCGATTTTAAAGAAGCAAGAGTACTTCATAAATCTGGAATCAAGATCAGCCATATTGGTCACCTTGTCCAACCACCAGAAAGTATGTTGCGGGAAATCATTCGCGACATTCAACCCGAAGTCATCACCGTGTATTCCTTGGAAAAAGCGCAATCCATCTCGAAAATTGCGAGTGAACTAAATATTAAACAGCGTATTCTTGTCAAATTTTATGACAAGGATGACCTGCTCTACATCAACCAAGAATCTGGCTTCTCATTGTCAACTATGCCTGATGTTCTCGCTAAATTAAGCAAGCTGGGAGGACTGATAATAGAAGGAATCACTCACTTTCCTTGCTTTTTACATGATGGTAAAAGTGTTAAGCCTACCAATAATTTGAAAACATTACTTAGCGTGAAAAAAAACTGGCCCAACTCTATTCCATTGAATCAACTAAACATGCCGTCGTCAACGTGCTGTGAAACGCTTCCAATGATTCATGAGTTTGGCGGGACTCACGGCGAACCAGGGCATGCACTCACAGGCACGTTTCCCGCAAATACAGACGGCTCTCAACCAGAAAAAATAGCGATGTTGTATTTGTCAGAGGTTTCGCATCACTTTGCTGACAACTCTTACTGTTTTGCTGGTGGGTATTATCGCCGTGGTCATTTAAATAAAGCACTTGTAAATGGTGAGAAGGTTTTGGTCTCCAATGATGAACCAAGCTCAATCGATTACCACCTGAAGTTATCAGGAAAACATGCTATTGGTTCACCGGTCATCATGGCATTCAGAACCCAAATCTTTGTAACGCGATCGGATGTGGTTCTTGTTGATGGTATCCAAACGGGTTCACCTAAAATTATTGGACGCTACACGGCTTTGGGAGATCCTATTAATGAGTAG
- the yhfZ gene encoding GntR family transcriptional regulator YhfZ produces the protein MSDKFLMKKGTAVRNIARHLLKEEVGNRLEKVSTLAELYGVSVGYATKAIHLIESEEAVFLHKQGRNGTFITQMNYKKLLQLADIGNVVCAMPLPYTKHYEGLAGGLKKQITSFPFYFAHMRGAGVRAECLANMTYQMAIMSKLSALSLEDKRELKIVLSLGTESYTQRHLFITKENAPQNDNKPLRIGVDSDSPDQILLTNAYFKDKEIEVISVPYNECLNAIETGFIDGSIWCPSNISDLSAKGLTHITLDIPECAQASEVAICINTKSEYLEKLISMQINTQELLEYQQKVIAGKLIPSY, from the coding sequence ATGAGCGATAAGTTTTTGATGAAGAAAGGCACTGCGGTACGAAATATCGCACGCCATTTACTTAAAGAAGAAGTAGGTAATCGGTTAGAGAAAGTGAGCACATTAGCCGAACTTTACGGTGTATCTGTAGGTTACGCGACAAAAGCTATTCATTTGATTGAATCAGAAGAAGCGGTATTCCTACACAAACAAGGTAGGAATGGCACGTTCATTACTCAAATGAATTATAAAAAACTTCTCCAACTTGCGGATATAGGCAACGTGGTATGTGCAATGCCATTACCCTATACCAAGCATTATGAAGGGTTGGCTGGAGGATTAAAAAAACAAATCACTTCATTTCCATTTTACTTCGCTCATATGAGAGGGGCTGGAGTAAGAGCCGAGTGTTTAGCCAACATGACTTATCAAATGGCCATTATGTCTAAGCTTTCAGCGCTCTCTTTAGAAGACAAAAGAGAGCTAAAGATTGTATTGTCGTTAGGGACAGAAAGTTACACTCAACGTCATCTTTTTATCACTAAGGAAAACGCGCCACAAAATGATAATAAACCGTTGAGAATTGGGGTCGATAGTGACTCGCCTGATCAAATATTGCTAACCAATGCTTATTTTAAAGACAAAGAAATTGAAGTTATAAGTGTGCCGTATAACGAATGTTTAAATGCGATAGAAACCGGTTTTATCGATGGCTCGATTTGGTGCCCCTCTAACATCAGTGATTTATCGGCCAAGGGACTCACCCATATCACTTTAGATATTCCAGAGTGTGCTCAAGCATCAGAAGTGGCTATTTGCATTAATACTAAATCCGAATATCTAGAAAAATTAATATCAATGCAAATCAACACACAAGAACTACTTGAATACCAACAAAAAGTAATAGCTGGCAAGTTAATTCCCAGCTATTAA
- a CDS encoding DUF2620 domain-containing protein, which produces MKFVVGGQIERDAIRNALEGLVQGTDITIDVMGDIEASQAVKNGQADYYFGACNTGAGGALAMAIALIGFNKCGTVGMPGKIIPTEEMTKMISDGVVAFGFTGQDIDVVLPILVPAILKFKE; this is translated from the coding sequence ATGAAATTTGTAGTTGGTGGTCAAATCGAACGTGATGCTATCCGTAACGCGCTTGAGGGTTTAGTCCAAGGCACGGATATTACGATTGACGTTATGGGTGACATTGAAGCATCACAAGCCGTTAAAAACGGTCAAGCTGATTACTACTTTGGCGCATGTAATACTGGTGCTGGCGGTGCATTAGCGATGGCGATAGCGCTTATTGGTTTTAACAAATGTGGCACGGTAGGAATGCCGGGGAAAATTATTCCCACGGAAGAAATGACGAAAATGATATCGGACGGTGTCGTTGCTTTTGGCTTTACAGGTCAGGATATTGATGTTGTTTTGCCCATTTTGGTGCCAGCAATTCTTAAATTCAAGGAGTAA